One genomic region from Apodemus sylvaticus chromosome 1, mApoSyl1.1, whole genome shotgun sequence encodes:
- the LOC127680032 gene encoding olfactory receptor 481-like, producing the protein MEPGNHTMVREFIILGLTEDPTLCCIFFVLFLAVYLTTVLGNVTIILLIRRSPQLHTPMYLFLSHLAFVDIGYSSSVTPVMVVSFLRERTAIPVAGCIVQLASDVVFGTAECFLLAAMAYDRYVAICSPLLYSTLMSPRVCFILLVISYVGGCVNSSSFTSCLLSLTFCGPKNKINHFFCDLPPLVELSCTHVYVAEMSPAISAGSIIVITLFVIIISYVYILHSILRMRSTEGRHKAFSTCTSHLTAVTLFYGTVTFVYVIPESSHSPNQIKVVSVFYTVVIPMLNPLIYSLRNKEVKEAMRKLMVKTHSSF; encoded by the coding sequence ATGGAGCCTGGAAACCACACAATGGTAAGAGAGTTCATTATTTTGGGGCTGACTGAGGACCCCACCCTTTGTTGTATCTTCTTTGTGTTGTTCCTGGCTGTCTACCTCACCACGGTATTGGGCAATGTCACCATAATCCTGTTGATCAGAAGAAGCCCTCAGCTTCACACGCCAATGTACCTCTTCCTCAGCCACTTGGCCTTTGTGGACATTGGGTACTCCAGCTCAGTCACACCTGTCATGGTTGTGAGTTTCCTGAGAGAGAGAACTGCCATCCCTGTGGCTGGCTGCATAGTCCAGCTTGCCTCTGATGTGGTCTTTGGGACTGCTGAGTGCTTCCTGTTGGCtgccatggcctatgaccgctatgtggccatctgttcACCCCTGCTCTACTCCACTCTCATGTCTCCCAGGGTCTGCTTCATCTTATTGGTTATTTCCTATGTGGGAGGATGTGTGAACTCTTCTTCGTTTACTAGCTGTTTATTGAGCCTGACTTTTTGTggaccaaaaaataaaatcaaccacttcttctgtgacctCCCACCACTGGTGGAGCTGTCCTGTACCCATGTTTATGTTGCTGAAATGTCTCCTGCCATCTCAGCAGGCTCCATCATCGTCATCACCCTGTTTGTAATCATTATTTCCTATGTCTACATCCTTCACTCCATCCTCAGGATGCGCTCTACTGAGGGCAGGCACAAGGCCTTTTCCACCTGCACCTCTCACCTCACTGCAGTCACCTTGTTTTATGGCACAGTTACATTTGTTTATGTTATACCAGAGTCAAGCCACTCACCCAACCAAATTAAAGTGGTGTCTGTGTTCTACACAGTGGTGATCCCCATGCTGAATCCCTTGATCTACAGTCTGAGGAACAAGGAGGTAAAAGAGGCCATGAGGAAATTGATGGTGAAAACCCATTCCTCATTTTGA